One window of Corallococcus caeni genomic DNA carries:
- a CDS encoding acyl-CoA thioesterase: MVEARLRVIYGDTDQMGVVYYANYFRYFEFARSEFFRAHGGSYRELESTGLLLPVVEASAHYKASARYDDLLLIRTTLDELRRASLVFTYELLRDGDAPTLLCTGRTMHACVGRDGRPQRLPQSIARLKAADDTDT; this comes from the coding sequence ATGGTCGAGGCACGGCTGCGCGTCATCTACGGCGACACGGATCAGATGGGGGTCGTCTACTACGCGAACTACTTCCGCTACTTCGAGTTCGCCCGCAGCGAGTTCTTCCGTGCCCACGGAGGCAGCTACCGCGAACTGGAGAGCACCGGACTGCTCTTGCCCGTGGTGGAGGCCAGCGCCCACTACAAGGCGTCCGCGCGCTACGACGACCTGCTCCTCATCCGCACCACCCTGGACGAGTTGCGCCGTGCGTCACTCGTGTTCACCTACGAGCTGCTGCGCGACGGTGACGCTCCCACGCTCCTGTGCACCGGCCGCACGATGCACGCCTGCGTGGGGCGCGACGGTAGACCCCAGCGACTGCCCCAATCCATCGCCCGCCTGAAGGCCGCGGACGACACCGACACCTGA
- a CDS encoding alkaline phosphatase family protein gives MSRFLAALLVLFALPAAAKAPKLTLFISVDAMGSDLLLRSRPRLTGGLGRLLSTGAYYPYARYAYAEARTAPGHATLATGANPWRHGIVDNDVYDRAAGQAVQVYTDPTHPVLNGETPPGSDTSPVNLMAETLADRLRVSTQGRGKVVALSYKSRAAIPLAGRQGQAWWFDEATGRMVTSTWYAKAEPAWMQAFNARKLADATFSKTWELLRPRAEYVGDDDRAVEPEAYGMGRVFPHALKGGLQAPGPASYRAFAVSGFSHDLLVQAAKAAIEGEGLGRDEVPDILAVSFSGTDAVFHAFGPYSWEMQDTMLRLDQAMGELIAAAERAAGGKANLVIALSADHGGAEIPEAWAQAGVPAARLNPVEAAKGLAQELKAKFGVDVTVKLLELDVYLGGKALDDGKVDAVAVRRAAAAWLAKQPYTVWAVAKDDLATAADPDGLMAAMRRGYYPMRSGDVLYMSKPFQVISDYPRGTNHGTPYSYDTQVPVVFAGKGVKAGLYLEEINPVDVAPTLSALLEMGMPASAEGKPRAEALTGAR, from the coding sequence ATGTCGCGCTTCCTCGCCGCCCTCCTCGTCCTGTTCGCCCTGCCGGCTGCCGCCAAGGCCCCCAAGCTCACGCTGTTCATCAGCGTGGACGCCATGGGCAGCGACCTCCTGCTCCGAAGCCGTCCGCGCCTCACCGGAGGCCTGGGCCGCCTGCTCTCCACGGGCGCGTACTACCCCTACGCCCGGTACGCCTACGCGGAGGCGCGCACGGCCCCGGGCCACGCGACGCTGGCCACGGGCGCGAACCCCTGGCGCCACGGCATCGTGGACAACGACGTCTACGACCGCGCGGCCGGACAGGCGGTGCAGGTCTACACGGACCCGACGCATCCGGTGCTGAACGGGGAGACGCCCCCGGGGTCGGACACGAGCCCGGTGAACCTGATGGCGGAGACGCTGGCGGACCGGCTGCGCGTGTCCACGCAGGGCCGGGGCAAGGTGGTGGCGCTGTCGTACAAGTCGCGAGCGGCCATTCCGCTGGCCGGGCGGCAGGGCCAGGCGTGGTGGTTCGACGAGGCCACGGGGCGGATGGTGACGAGCACCTGGTACGCGAAAGCGGAGCCCGCGTGGATGCAGGCGTTCAACGCGCGCAAGCTGGCGGACGCGACTTTCAGCAAGACGTGGGAGCTGTTGCGCCCGCGCGCCGAGTACGTGGGTGACGATGACCGCGCGGTGGAGCCGGAGGCCTATGGCATGGGGCGCGTGTTCCCCCACGCGCTGAAGGGCGGGCTCCAGGCGCCCGGGCCCGCGTCGTACCGGGCGTTCGCGGTGTCGGGGTTCTCGCATGACCTGCTGGTGCAGGCGGCGAAGGCGGCCATTGAAGGTGAAGGGCTGGGCAGGGACGAAGTGCCGGACATCCTCGCGGTGAGCTTCAGCGGCACGGACGCGGTGTTCCACGCGTTCGGGCCGTACTCGTGGGAGATGCAGGACACGATGCTGCGGTTGGATCAGGCGATGGGCGAGCTCATTGCCGCCGCCGAGCGCGCGGCGGGCGGGAAGGCGAACCTGGTCATCGCGCTGTCGGCGGACCACGGCGGCGCGGAGATCCCGGAGGCGTGGGCGCAGGCGGGCGTGCCGGCGGCGCGGCTCAACCCGGTGGAGGCGGCGAAGGGGCTGGCGCAGGAGCTGAAGGCGAAGTTCGGCGTGGACGTGACGGTGAAGCTGCTGGAGCTGGACGTGTACCTGGGCGGCAAGGCGCTGGACGACGGCAAGGTGGACGCGGTGGCGGTGCGGCGCGCGGCGGCGGCGTGGCTGGCGAAGCAGCCCTACACCGTGTGGGCGGTGGCGAAGGACGACCTGGCCACGGCGGCGGATCCGGATGGGCTCATGGCGGCGATGCGGCGCGGCTACTACCCGATGCGCAGCGGCGACGTGCTGTACATGTCGAAGCCCTTCCAGGTGATCAGTGACTATCCGCGCGGCACGAACCACGGCACGCCGTATTCCTATGACACGCAGGTGCCCGTGGTGTTCGCGGGCAAGGGCGTGAAGGCGGGGCTGTACCTGGAGGAGATCAACCCCGTGGACGTGGCCCCTACCCTGTCCGCGCTGCTGGAGATGGGCATGCCCGCGTCGGCGGAGGGCAAGCCGCGCGCGGAGGCGCTCACCGGGGCGCGGTGA
- the nadC gene encoding carboxylating nicotinate-nucleotide diphosphorylase, with product MQQDYLDRLIALSLDEDLGAAGDVTSLAVVPADAEGSGELVAKEQMIVAGLDAFVRVFHMVDAEVEVEVLKRDGEEIKPKVVAARVHGKLRSLLAAERTALNLVQRAAGIATLAQQAMTSVRGSKLRVLDTRKTPPGMRGLAKHAVRMGGASNHRFGLFDGILIKDNHIAAVGGDITEAVRRAKLNGPRLVKIEVEVTNFKQLEEAIAAGADVIMLDNMDDAQIREAVKLTASRVPIEVSGGVTLDRLPRLAKLGVDFVSMGALTHSARAMDLSLEIATTKKPARKSRPTQG from the coding sequence GTGCAGCAGGATTATCTCGATCGGCTCATCGCGCTGTCCCTCGACGAGGACCTGGGCGCGGCGGGGGACGTCACCTCGCTGGCGGTGGTTCCCGCTGACGCGGAGGGCAGTGGTGAGCTGGTCGCGAAGGAGCAGATGATCGTCGCCGGCCTGGATGCCTTCGTCCGCGTCTTCCACATGGTGGACGCGGAGGTGGAGGTGGAGGTCCTCAAGCGCGACGGCGAGGAGATCAAACCGAAGGTGGTCGCCGCGCGCGTCCACGGCAAGCTGCGCTCGCTGCTCGCCGCGGAGCGCACCGCGCTCAACCTGGTGCAGCGCGCCGCCGGCATCGCGACGCTGGCCCAGCAGGCGATGACCTCCGTGCGGGGGTCGAAGCTGCGGGTGCTGGACACGCGCAAGACACCGCCGGGCATGCGGGGCCTCGCGAAGCACGCGGTGCGGATGGGCGGCGCCTCCAACCACCGCTTCGGCCTCTTCGACGGCATCCTCATCAAGGACAACCACATCGCGGCGGTGGGTGGAGACATCACCGAAGCGGTCCGCCGTGCGAAGCTGAATGGCCCTCGGCTGGTGAAGATTGAAGTGGAGGTCACCAACTTCAAGCAGTTGGAGGAGGCCATCGCCGCGGGCGCGGACGTCATCATGTTGGACAACATGGACGACGCGCAGATCCGCGAAGCGGTGAAGCTGACGGCGAGCCGCGTGCCCATCGAAGTCTCGGGCGGCGTCACGTTGGATCGGCTGCCGAGGCTCGCGAAGCTGGGCGTGGACTTCGTGTCCATGGGCGCGCTGACGCACTCGGCGCGGGCCATGGACCTGTCGCTGGAGATCGCGACGACGAAGAAGCCCGCGCGAAAGTCCCGCCCCACACAGGGCTGA